The following proteins come from a genomic window of Salvia hispanica cultivar TCC Black 2014 chromosome 4, UniMelb_Shisp_WGS_1.0, whole genome shotgun sequence:
- the LOC125220238 gene encoding uncharacterized protein LOC125220238 → MSKTLDFEEAENGSKCGKFSAAVVTARAVTMASLTASIAVLLTNEATLVRGYVYTYNRVFSYKKKRIINSYTLLKLCFYVDKMTTVLVATGGGAAFCATVDLKRVKWNEYNSKKQDFLSVGYVAAAFAPQDYNNGHGESEEKGSRFAITTLSARIAAMISFIVAIAVFQTNDAKINDTGYVYTYKDFRSYKYGFWVALIGLGYTVLQVPFSIHYMMRKKHLINSYAFLKFDFYADKVAALVVTTAAGAVFGATMDMKKYAWRDEVQSFLSVSYIAAAFLLVGSIACWISSLHSSLLYQTN, encoded by the exons atgtcaaaaactCTAGATTTTGAAGAGGCTGAGAATGGTTCAAAGTGTGGCAAGTTTTCAGCAGCAGTTGTGACAGCTAGAGCGGTGACGATGGCTTCTCTCACGGCCTCCATTGCAGTTCTTCTGACCAACGAGGCCACCTTGGTCCGCGGCTACGTCTATACTTACAATCGTGTTTTCTCTTACAA GAAGAAACGTATCATCAATAGCTATACACTGCTTAAGTTGTGCTTCTACGTGGATAAG ATGACGACAGTGCTGGTAGCAACAGGAGGTGGAGCAGCATTCTGCGCGACGGTGGATTTGAAGAGGGTAAAATGGAATGAGTATAATTCGAAGAAGCAAGATTTTCTGAGCGTGGGTTATGTGGCTGCAGCATTTGCT CCTCAAGACTATAATAATGGACATGGTGAGTCTGAAGAAAAGGGTTCAAGGTTTGCAATTACGACGTTGAGTGCAAGAATTGCTGCCATGATTTCTTTCATAGTAGCAATTGCAGTTTTTCAGACCAATGATGCCAAGATTAATGACACTGGCTATGTCTACACATACAAGGATTTTCGCTCATAtaa GTACGGTTTCTGGGTAGCGTTGATTGGACTCGGTTACACGGTGCTTCAAGTTCCATTCTCGATACACTACATGATGAGGAAGAAGCATCTCATAAATAGCTACGCCTTCCTTAAGTTCGATTTCTATGCGGACAAG GTTGCGGCGTTGGTGGTGACAACGGCGGCGGGGGCGGTGTTTGGAGCGACGATGGATATGAAGAAATATGCGTGGAGGGATGAAGTGCAGAGTTTCTTGTCGGTCTCATATATTGCGGCCGCATTTCTCCTTGTTGGAAGCATTGCATGCTGGATTTCATCTCTTCATTCATCTCTGCTCtatcaaacaaattaa
- the LOC125220237 gene encoding CASP-like protein 4D1: MARLAMIVRIITLNFPLIFSISLISSNSTTITLNNSTFLFNLNDVYAYKYALSTAVTASSYTIYRLRYSFKQLKSGTFHVTNPKNLFYEFLSDKAIVTIVATVWCCIAATVELKTKVHEMEDILEVYLDNTSFASNVPKFDYFFNKAYFPNIFLLIALFTCGISSSLSSLALMNKTT; encoded by the exons ATGGCTCGACTAGCGATGATTGTTCGGATCATCACTTTAAATTTTCCCCTCATATTTTCAATCAGCCTCATAAGTTCCAATTCCACCACCATCACACTCAACAACTCCACCTTCCTTTTCAACCTCAACGACGTCTACGCCTACAAGTATGCACTGAGCACTGCCGTCACAGCATCGTCCTACACCATTTATCGCCTGCGTTATTCATTCAAGCAACTCAAATCAGGCACATTCCATGTCACCAATCCCAAAAATCTCTTCTACGAGTTTCTTTCTGATAAG GCGATTGTGACAATAGTAGCAACGGTGTGGTGCTGCATTGCTGCGACGGTAGAGCTGAAGACGAAGGTTCATGAAATGGAGGATATACTTGAAGTGTATCTAGACAACACCTCATTTGCCTCAAACGTCCCCAAAttcgattatttttttaacaaggCTTATTTTCCGAATATATTCCTCCTCATTGCTCTTTTCACCTGTGGaatttcatcatctctttcatCCTTGGCTCTTATGAACAAGACCACTTAG